Genomic window (Rossellomorea aquimaris):
TAGTTCCAGTTACCAGGAGACGGTTCTAAATAATTCAGGTTCATAAAATATGCAAAGGAAGCAGAATCACCATCTGTATAGACGACTAATTCCGGTTTAGCCTCTTTTTCTAATTTTGGATCAATTCCAAGATCTTTCTTAGCAATCTTTAAGGCTTTTTTCGCGTTCACTATCTTATTTGATGAGGTTATCTTCTGATCCAAGTCAGCTACGACAGTACCGGAAAAAGCTTGAAGTGTGCCATCTTCCTTTACAACTGCTGACTGTGTGGAACCCCAAACCGGTACTCCTTGGTAGGTTTGCTGAATGCGAACGACTCTATTTCCAATTTCATCTTTTTCAACAGACAGCACCTTGAACTGCTCATCCGATTTCCTTTCAGAAAGCTTGAATTTCGCCTTGTTCTTTTCTAAAAAGGAAAGAACGACCGTCTCCGCCTTTTTCCCGGATGGAGGAGATAATAGTCCTGAAACAAATTCCGGTGTTCCTTCTTTTTTATTCATTTGAAAGAGAGCGTTGTCTGATGGTGCAGCTAAACTCCCCGTAGCCATCATTCCAGACAGCAAACCAATGGATAACCCCACGCTAATCATTTTTTTCTTTTTCAAATCAATTCCTCCTATTTTTTCTAAAAATTCTGTCAAAAATAGATTATCATAGGAGAGAAGAAGAAGGTATTGAGAAAATGCAGGACTTTTTGAGGGTGTAGAGTAGGCCATCAATGGTAGTATTCAGGAAAATTTTCATAAAAACGAATCTTTTTAATAGAAAGAAAACTTTTGTTGGAATTTGTTATTTAAAAGCGGGTTGGGTTAAAAAGATGAGGGGTTTAGGACTGAAAGTAATTAAGTCTCATTTATCGTTCAAATTAAGTTGGGGAGGTAGATTCAATAAGTAGAAAAAATCCCGGATAAGGGGCACTTTTTTATCAGTGTCCGTTATCCGGGGTAAAGTTCAAGGTTAAGGGTTGCTTTCTACTTATTAGTATCTTACAGCATCGTAAGAGTTAATTCTTCCATGTTGGAAGTAAGAGCCAGTACCGCTGATAGGATCAGCCGTTTGTTCGATTGCTTGACGGATTTGAACATTGTTTCGTCCTTGCCCTGCAAGTAATCCTGCTAAACCTGCAACGTGAGGGGAAGCCATTGATGTACCTGACATGTATGAGTAGCCATTGTTAGGTACGGTAGAAGCTATGTCAACTCCTGGAGCGGTTACATCCACCCATGTTCCATAGTTAGAGAATGAAGCTTTACGGTCTCTGGAATCAACTGCTCCTACGGCAATCGCGTTAGGGTAGGAAGCTGGTTCAAACGTTGTGGATACTCCGTCATTTCCAGCAGCGGCAATGACGACAGATCCTTTGTTCCAAGCATAATCGACGGCACTTTTTAACGTTGTAGTATTACAGTCACAACCCAGGGAAAGGTTTAGTACTTCAGCGCCTTGATCTGCAGCGTAGCGAATACCTGCCGCGATATCATCAAGTGATCCACTTCCGTTGGCATCCAATACACGAACGGCAAGTATCTTTGTATTAGGAGCCATACCGGCAACCCCGGTTCCGTTGTTCGTTTCAGCCGCTGCGGTACCCGCCACATGTGTACCATGTCCATTTAAATCCATTGGATAATAATCATCGTCAACGAAATCATATCCACGAATCGTTTTGCCATCTAAGTCAGGGTGGTTGTAATCTACACCTGTATCAAGAACGGCGATTTCCTGACCGCTGCTTCCGCGTGCAAGATCCCATGCACTAGGTGTATACGTGTTTTGAGGTCCATATTGATATCCTTGGTAGTAATAATCATTTGGGGTCCAAGTGGCTGAGAAGGTATAGTTTGGTTCAACGTATTCTACATTCGGGTTTTTGCTTAATGCTTTTACGGTTGCTTCTACATTTCCTACTTTTAACACTTCAAAAGGCTTCTTCTTACTCGCTTTTTCCTTTACTGCAGAAGCATTCACTTTTTTGAGAGTGTTTCCTTTTTCAGACTCTGCCACTCCGTCTTTAAATTTTACAATAACCTCACCTTTTGCATAGCTGCCTTTTTCGAGGTTTTTACTGATAACTGTCTTTTTCGGGGCTTTATCAAGAGGGTTTTGATCTTTTGCAAAGGCACTTCCTCCGAAACTTGGTACGAGGGCAAGTGATGCAGCTAGAGATAAAGCAGCAATTTTTTTAAACTTCATAATAGCATTCCTCCATTTTTCTTTTTTTTTGGCTCAACGACAAATGAATTGAGTAGTAAATCGTTTGCTTGTGGAATTACCTCCTCTTATGAAAATTCACAAGAATAATTGAGAGTGTGTATGAGAAACTATGTATATGATTCTTGTTAACTAGGATTCTAGCAGACCCTTTAGAAAAAAAGAATAGGGCAAGAATTATGGGTTTGTAAATATAAGGAAGATAAATCCCGCCAGTTGCAAAAATGACCGAGAATCATGAAAACTTTCCTCCAAACTCCCTCAAAAACAAAAATGACCATAGGACAACAGTCACGCATTTTCCCAACATCATTTTTAAAATTATGAGGGAAGGACCTCCATTTTCGGTGAGAAAAGTAGGGTGATTAAGTAAGATGAAATTCCAATATTAGCATCATAAGGAAAAGGAATTTTTTGGAGGTCCGTCCCTCTTTTGACACTATAGTGATACAGAAAGCTCCCAGTGGATGTGTTTTCCACTGGGAGCTTTCAACTACTTTCATGTATACTACAAAATTTATAAATACAGTGAATTAAAATAAATAACGGTTTCATTTTTATTTCACAACTCCATAGTACATTTAATAATGGAAATTAAGTCAGTTCACGAATGATAAAAAACGAAAGTCATTGTTTGAACTTATTAAGATTACGTATTCCTATTACAAGTCAATCAATAAAGGAGATTAGGGATGGAAACCGCAAAGAAATTAGAATATGCCCCAAAGCAAACAAAGAAACAAGGAAAAGCTGCGCTATACCAAACTGTATGGAGATGGCATTTCTATGCAGGAATCATTTTTGCCCCATTTTTAATTATTTTAGCATTAAGTGGTGCAGTGTACTTATTTAAGCCACAAATTGAATCAGTACTGTATAAAGATGTTTATTTTGTACAAAAAGAAAGTCCTTCTATGATCAGTCCTTCTGAACAAATGGCAAAGGTCAAGGAGGAAGCCCCTGATCAAATCGTCACCTCGATGAAAGTGTATGATGATCCCTCACGTACAACGGAATTCAGTGTAATGAATAATGGTGAGATGTCTTCGGTGTATATCAATCCTTATACAGGAGATGTCGCCGGGTCAATAAAAAATGATGAGAAATTCACAGAAATCTTTAAAAAGCTA
Coding sequences:
- a CDS encoding S8 family serine peptidase, which translates into the protein MKFKKIAALSLAASLALVPSFGGSAFAKDQNPLDKAPKKTVISKNLEKGSYAKGEVIVKFKDGVAESEKGNTLKKVNASAVKEKASKKKPFEVLKVGNVEATVKALSKNPNVEYVEPNYTFSATWTPNDYYYQGYQYGPQNTYTPSAWDLARGSSGQEIAVLDTGVDYNHPDLDGKTIRGYDFVDDDYYPMDLNGHGTHVAGTAAAETNNGTGVAGMAPNTKILAVRVLDANGSGSLDDIAAGIRYAADQGAEVLNLSLGCDCNTTTLKSAVDYAWNKGSVVIAAAGNDGVSTTFEPASYPNAIAVGAVDSRDRKASFSNYGTWVDVTAPGVDIASTVPNNGYSYMSGTSMASPHVAGLAGLLAGQGRNNVQIRQAIEQTADPISGTGSYFQHGRINSYDAVRY